One window from the genome of Poecilia reticulata strain Guanapo linkage group LG9, Guppy_female_1.0+MT, whole genome shotgun sequence encodes:
- the LOC103470701 gene encoding probable G-protein coupled receptor 21, which yields MNSSSSPNQSGSPLFCLLGAVGYSPSLDTCLLEAAIILFLAVLIIAGNLLVIFVFHCAPLLHQHSTGHFIQTMACADLLVGVSCLVPSLSLLRCLPGLNQQLACKAFGYAVSVLKSVSMASLACISVDRYIAITRPLSYATLVTPCRLRACIVLIWVYSALVFLPSFLGWGKPGYHGDVFQWCAESWRTNPTFSTFIVALLYAPAALTVCFTYGSIFRICRQHTREISQRHARFGAQATPTGGERCDGCTDKRYAMVLFRITSVFYVLWMPYILYFLLESAGLYRHMVASFLTTWLAISNSFCNCLIYSLSNSVFRKGLGSLLQPLLPSCLACADGRKAPPTGSLRTDTRCHV from the coding sequence ATGAACTCCTCCTCCAGTCCGAACCAGAGCGGCTCTCCTTTGTTCTGCCTGCTGGGGGCGGTGGGTTACTCCCCCAGCCTGGACACCTGCCTGCTGGAGGCGGCCATCATCCTCTTCCTCGCTGTGCTCATCATCGCCGGGAACCTGCTGGTGATCTTCGTCTTCCACTGCGCGCCGCTGCTGCACCAGCACAGCACCGGACACTTCATCCAGACCATGGCGTGCGCCGACCTGCTGGTGGGCGTCAGCTGCCTGGTGCCGTCTCTGTCGCTGCTGCGCTGCCTCCCGGGCCTCAACCAGCAGCTCGCCTGCAAAGCCTTTGGCTACGCCGTTTCTGTGCTGAAGAGCGTCTCCATGGCGTCGCTGGCGTGCATCAGCGTGGACCGCTACATCGCCATCACCCGCCCGCTGTCCTACGCCACGTTGGTGACGCCATGCCGGTTGCGGGCGTGCATCGTCCTCATCTGGGTTTACTCCGCCCTCGTCTTCCTGCCGTCCTTCCTGGGCTGGGGGAAGCCCGGTTACCACGGCGACGTGTTTCAGTGGTGCGCCGAGTCGTGGCGGACCAACCCGACGTTCAGCACCTTCATCGTGGCGCTGCTGTACGCGCCGGCGGCGCTCACCGTCTGCTTCACGTACGGGAGCATCTTCCGGATCTGCCGGCAGCACACCCGGGAGATCAGCCAGCGCCACGCCCGCTTCGGCGCGCAGGCCACGCCCACCGGGGGCGAGCGCTGCGACGGCTGCACCGACAAGCGCTACGCCATGGTGCTGTTCCGCATCACCAGCGTCTTCTACGTGCTCTGGATGCCCTACATCCTCTACTTCCTGCTGGAGAGCGCAGGGCTGTACCGCCACATGGTGGCGTCGTTTCTCACCACGTGGCTGGCAATTAGCAACAGCTTCTGTAACTGCCTCATCTACAGCCTCTCCAACAGCGTCTTCCGAAAAGGCCTGGGCAGTCTGCTCCAGCCGCTGCTGCCTTCCTGCCTCGCCTGCGCAGACGGCAGGAAGGCTCCGCCCACCGGGAGCCTGCGCACCGACACGCGATGCCACGTCTGA